In Myxococcus stipitatus, the following are encoded in one genomic region:
- a CDS encoding glycosyltransferase, translated as MKTVLEKLAVEAGAPDAAPGAGELARMVAAVRSLLDSRRPCLPEACEDVTALEGALKLLTQELHRARPDGALALSPLQEAARLAVPHEFSVPDSHRARLGRVVTATKRAFIEGLQPFHVESLRPQADFNKAVVRVLEYLSVHRSLRLREDLTAWVRGQLEPRVDPTRWKVTRSHRGGALGSVVEVAKRSYLSAAGPLLEGLLRGQAEWNEAMVEAIAGAAGLQPPDEATGARWIASLVDRNDPLRAQALPKALRAGGPLWTELLRRQTRFNEQAVLALAGVLGTRTPPPLPPELGDYEAWCERREKDDLARARESVAALSVRPRVSLITVLRDTLEDFFGACVTSIEAQVYPDWEWVLVDDGRAGGHVRALVSAAVAREPRIRRVVLPRETGGAEAMNAGLAVATGAWVAGLAPDATLAPHALAEVVLATEAQPSLDVLYADEDRLDAEGRRTAPFFKPDWSPDLLRSVNYVGSFAVARKSLVESVGGAREGFGGAWDFDLLLRLSEVARGIGHVPKVLFHGRDAHAATPPGLEPEPARVMDTAQRALREHLSRRGEVAEVTSLTPHHHRVRYPVRGTPKVSIIVPFKDRPDLLELLVPGLLARTAYPHFEVLLVSNNSTQPETFALLERLTDPRLVKLTWDFPFNYPAINNWAAKQATGELLLFLNNDMEVMDPSWLEELVSQAQRPEVGAVGCKLLFPEGTVQHAGAVVGITGMAGHPFWRLPDGPISTPFGHTEWTRNWLSVTSACVIFRRDVFESLGGFDERFQVCGSDVDIGLRLNQRGLRVVYTPHARLIHHESASRRADAIPESDYWRSYVSYRPYLGERGDPFYNPNLTLQGTDCSLRHHEETGETLALRTLTHDVPSAQDAALEARALAQRHLVEHLGELDFTPEQAEASRVQAPAALAALRSRGKVRTASWFIPAFGHVYAGIHTLFRFADLMHRRHGVKSDFVVYDKPGASPGDFEARAATVFPQAAGAFRVLAGAADLASLPACDLAIATYWTSVYQVLRHPRAGVRAYFVQDYEPMFFAAGTQSALAEQTYQLGFQGIFNTPGLRDTVRALHGMGGFAFEPAVDGVLFHDRRPARRGPVRVFFYGRPGNERNGFELGLAALTRLKRELGPAVEIVTAGAEWHPESYGVRGLVTNLGVLPAERTAALYRECDVGLCFMFTRHPSYLPLEMMACGMTVVTNDNPANHWLLEDGGNCLLAAPTPGSVLARLRAAVLDPELRVRLGARAAERVRRTTWEEQVDRMMEDLLAQESRPARSAVD; from the coding sequence GTGAAGACGGTCCTGGAGAAGCTCGCCGTGGAGGCGGGGGCACCTGACGCGGCGCCGGGCGCTGGGGAACTGGCCCGGATGGTGGCGGCGGTGCGCTCCCTGCTGGACTCGCGGCGCCCGTGTCTGCCCGAGGCCTGTGAGGACGTGACGGCGCTCGAGGGCGCCCTGAAGCTCCTCACACAAGAGCTCCATCGGGCCCGCCCGGACGGCGCGCTGGCGCTCTCTCCGCTCCAGGAGGCCGCGCGGTTGGCGGTGCCCCACGAGTTCTCCGTGCCTGACTCACACCGCGCCCGGCTGGGCCGCGTGGTGACGGCCACCAAACGCGCCTTCATCGAGGGTCTTCAGCCCTTCCACGTCGAGTCGCTGCGGCCGCAGGCGGACTTCAACAAGGCCGTGGTGCGGGTGCTGGAGTATCTCTCCGTGCACCGGAGCCTGCGCCTGCGCGAGGACCTGACGGCGTGGGTGCGCGGGCAGCTCGAGCCTCGGGTGGACCCGACTCGCTGGAAGGTGACGCGGTCTCACCGCGGTGGCGCCTTGGGTTCGGTGGTGGAGGTGGCCAAGCGCTCCTATCTCTCCGCCGCGGGCCCGTTGCTGGAGGGGCTCCTGCGGGGCCAGGCGGAATGGAACGAGGCCATGGTGGAGGCCATCGCCGGCGCTGCGGGACTCCAGCCTCCGGACGAGGCCACGGGGGCGCGGTGGATTGCCTCGCTCGTGGACCGCAATGATCCGCTGCGAGCCCAGGCGCTGCCGAAAGCGCTGCGGGCGGGTGGCCCCCTCTGGACGGAGCTCTTGCGCCGGCAGACTCGCTTCAACGAGCAGGCGGTGTTGGCTCTCGCGGGCGTGTTGGGGACCCGCACTCCGCCGCCCCTTCCTCCGGAGCTGGGCGACTACGAGGCGTGGTGCGAGCGCCGGGAGAAGGACGACCTCGCGCGGGCGCGTGAGTCGGTGGCGGCGTTGTCCGTGCGTCCCCGGGTGTCGCTCATCACGGTCCTGCGCGATACGCTCGAGGACTTCTTCGGCGCCTGTGTCACCTCCATCGAGGCGCAGGTGTATCCCGATTGGGAGTGGGTGCTCGTCGACGATGGCCGCGCGGGGGGCCATGTCCGCGCGCTGGTGAGTGCGGCGGTGGCGCGGGAGCCGCGCATTCGCCGGGTCGTGTTGCCCCGTGAGACGGGCGGCGCCGAGGCGATGAACGCGGGACTCGCCGTGGCGACGGGGGCGTGGGTGGCCGGGTTGGCGCCAGACGCCACGCTGGCGCCGCATGCGCTGGCGGAGGTGGTGCTGGCGACGGAGGCTCAGCCCTCGCTCGACGTCCTCTACGCGGATGAGGACCGGCTGGACGCGGAGGGCCGGCGCACCGCTCCCTTCTTCAAGCCGGACTGGTCACCGGACCTGCTGCGCTCGGTGAACTACGTGGGCTCCTTCGCCGTCGCGCGCAAGAGCCTGGTCGAATCGGTCGGGGGCGCCCGCGAGGGCTTCGGCGGTGCGTGGGACTTCGACCTGCTGCTGCGGCTGAGTGAGGTGGCGCGCGGCATCGGCCATGTGCCCAAGGTGCTCTTCCACGGGCGCGACGCGCATGCGGCGACGCCACCGGGACTGGAGCCGGAGCCGGCGCGAGTCATGGACACGGCCCAGCGGGCCCTGCGCGAACACCTCTCGCGGCGAGGCGAGGTGGCCGAGGTGACGAGCCTCACGCCCCATCACCACCGGGTGCGCTACCCGGTGCGCGGCACGCCCAAGGTCTCCATCATCGTCCCGTTCAAGGACCGGCCGGACCTGCTGGAGCTGCTGGTGCCGGGGCTGCTGGCGCGCACCGCGTATCCCCACTTCGAGGTGTTGTTGGTGTCCAACAACAGCACCCAGCCGGAGACCTTCGCGCTCCTGGAGCGGCTGACCGACCCGCGGTTGGTGAAGCTGACGTGGGACTTCCCGTTCAACTACCCGGCCATCAACAACTGGGCGGCGAAGCAGGCCACCGGGGAGTTGCTGCTCTTCCTCAACAACGACATGGAGGTGATGGACCCCTCCTGGCTGGAGGAGTTGGTGTCGCAGGCGCAGCGCCCCGAGGTGGGCGCGGTGGGCTGCAAGCTGCTCTTCCCGGAGGGGACGGTGCAGCATGCGGGCGCGGTGGTGGGCATCACCGGCATGGCGGGCCATCCCTTCTGGCGGCTGCCGGACGGCCCCATCTCCACCCCATTTGGCCACACCGAGTGGACGCGCAACTGGCTGTCCGTCACCAGCGCCTGTGTCATCTTCCGCCGCGACGTGTTCGAGTCGCTGGGGGGCTTCGATGAGCGCTTCCAGGTGTGTGGCAGCGACGTGGACATCGGCCTGCGCTTGAATCAGCGGGGGCTGCGGGTGGTGTACACGCCACACGCGCGGCTCATCCACCATGAGTCCGCCAGCCGGCGCGCGGACGCCATCCCGGAGTCGGACTACTGGCGCTCCTACGTGTCCTATCGCCCGTACCTGGGCGAGCGGGGAGACCCTTTCTACAACCCCAACCTCACGCTGCAGGGCACGGACTGCTCACTGCGCCATCACGAGGAGACGGGGGAGACGCTGGCCCTGCGCACGCTGACGCACGACGTTCCCAGCGCGCAGGACGCCGCCCTGGAGGCGCGGGCGCTCGCCCAGCGTCACCTGGTGGAGCACCTGGGGGAGCTCGACTTCACGCCGGAGCAGGCGGAGGCGTCCCGCGTGCAGGCTCCGGCGGCCCTGGCGGCCCTGCGCTCGCGCGGAAAGGTGCGCACTGCCTCCTGGTTCATCCCGGCCTTCGGCCACGTCTACGCGGGCATCCACACCTTGTTCCGCTTCGCGGACCTGATGCACCGCCGCCATGGCGTGAAGAGCGACTTCGTCGTCTACGACAAGCCCGGGGCGAGCCCCGGTGACTTCGAGGCGCGCGCCGCCACCGTGTTTCCCCAGGCGGCCGGGGCCTTCCGCGTGCTCGCGGGCGCGGCGGACCTGGCGTCGCTCCCCGCCTGCGACCTGGCCATCGCCACGTACTGGACCTCCGTCTATCAGGTGCTGCGCCATCCGCGCGCCGGCGTGCGCGCCTACTTCGTCCAGGACTACGAGCCCATGTTCTTCGCGGCGGGCACCCAGTCCGCGCTCGCGGAGCAGACGTACCAGCTGGGCTTCCAGGGCATCTTCAACACCCCGGGCCTGCGCGACACGGTGAGGGCGCTTCACGGCATGGGAGGCTTCGCCTTCGAGCCCGCGGTGGATGGCGTGCTCTTCCATGACCGTCGCCCCGCGCGGCGAGGGCCCGTGCGCGTCTTCTTCTACGGGCGCCCGGGCAACGAGCGGAACGGCTTCGAGCTGGGGCTGGCCGCGCTCACGCGGCTCAAGCGCGAGCTGGGCCCGGCGGTGGAAATCGTCACCGCGGGAGCCGAGTGGCATCCTGAGTCCTACGGCGTCCGGGGCCTGGTGACGAACCTGGGCGTGCTCCCCGCCGAGCGCACCGCGGCGCTCTACCGCGAGTGCGACGTGGGGTTGTGCTTCATGTTCACCCGGCACCCGTCCTACCTGCCGCTGGAGATGATGGCGTGCGGCATGACGGTGGTGACGAACGACAACCCCGCCAACCACTGGCTGCTGGAGGACGGTGGCAACTGCTTGCTGGCGGCGCCGACGCCCGGCTCGGTGCTGGCGCGGTTGAGGGCGGCGGTGCTGGACCCGGAGCTGCGAGTGCGGCTCGGAGCGCGCGCCGCGGAACGTGTCCGCCGCACGACATGGGAAGAGCAGGTGGACCGGATGATGGAGGACCTGCTGGCCCAGGAGTCTCGGCCCGCCCGCTCCGCCGTCGACTGA
- a CDS encoding class I SAM-dependent methyltransferase, translated as MSESLHFWKTTNGHSYRELSRVREGQGNIARGQQERVLTTLIRSEQRRLDRSLSVLEFGCGFGHHATYISQLSRVRYHGYDISESMTEPLRQEPPASLQPVEERIFCGDDPLVAVDGRRFDIVFTVSTLVHNPSERITQLLETLGQLVLPGGILVLVESPLMPTSVWDASKHPGSWLHAFADLLPEGWDLHHGPGLVDSHDVYVLKRQGGKGRRYFQLVGPEAPRDESQPLTLEALHTRATPRLLEWASRASKTLSEPAPNLEAQVAELTEQLGVETERFARRQRLQSLSDDLARLRSSRVSFPDAPVTYTPPSSPPGFIHNAALDTRWAFDLPQFGRVMQVFHQEWHGIRAASGYLPGQKLALTSERPLDERELRAAIELVDRSGCRSVVMHGYSNNAHDFMVLLRRALGSSVRILALWHGSTAQFHHTFELESFSQLIDLKRRGVIDALATVKPGMHLLAREIFPKTVLNLPPRLSAAERTSRVRGLTRTALIPTPNDWRKNFYTNLLACQASSRISDIYVTTNYRLPEPIKSSRRIHHLSRPSRTEMFELIRRCDIVLNASLSECQPMTGLESLALRIPCVHGPLSLGSLDSHPYQQLAQVVGVDSVEVVSTAIERLVSLRERAPDELMQMMDDYEQVLVSKAVSVLEAFVQS; from the coding sequence ATGAGCGAGAGTCTCCACTTCTGGAAGACGACCAACGGCCACTCCTATCGGGAGCTGTCGCGGGTCCGCGAAGGGCAGGGAAACATCGCGCGGGGTCAGCAGGAGCGAGTCCTGACCACCCTCATTCGCTCCGAGCAGCGCCGGTTGGACCGGTCGCTGTCCGTGCTTGAGTTTGGCTGTGGCTTTGGTCACCACGCGACCTACATCTCCCAGCTTTCCCGCGTCCGCTACCACGGGTACGACATCTCCGAGTCGATGACGGAGCCGCTCCGGCAGGAGCCTCCCGCGTCGCTGCAGCCCGTCGAGGAGCGCATCTTCTGTGGGGACGATCCGCTCGTGGCGGTGGACGGGCGCCGGTTCGACATCGTCTTCACCGTCTCCACGCTCGTGCACAACCCGAGCGAGCGCATCACCCAGCTGTTGGAGACCCTGGGGCAGTTGGTGCTTCCGGGGGGCATCCTGGTGCTGGTGGAGAGCCCGCTGATGCCCACGAGCGTGTGGGATGCCTCGAAGCACCCAGGGAGCTGGCTCCACGCCTTCGCGGACCTGCTGCCGGAGGGGTGGGACCTGCATCACGGGCCGGGGCTCGTGGATTCCCACGATGTCTACGTCCTCAAGCGCCAGGGTGGAAAGGGGCGCCGCTACTTCCAGCTCGTGGGGCCGGAGGCTCCGCGCGACGAGTCCCAGCCGCTGACGTTGGAGGCGCTGCACACGCGCGCGACGCCTCGGTTGTTGGAGTGGGCGAGCCGCGCCAGCAAGACCTTGTCGGAGCCCGCCCCGAATCTGGAAGCGCAGGTGGCGGAGCTCACCGAGCAGCTCGGGGTGGAGACCGAGCGCTTCGCGCGCCGCCAGCGGCTCCAGTCGCTGTCCGATGACCTGGCGCGCTTGCGTTCCTCGCGGGTGTCCTTCCCGGACGCGCCCGTGACGTATACGCCGCCGTCATCGCCTCCTGGCTTCATCCACAACGCGGCGTTGGATACGCGCTGGGCCTTCGACCTGCCTCAGTTCGGGCGGGTGATGCAGGTCTTCCATCAGGAGTGGCACGGCATCCGCGCGGCCTCGGGGTACCTGCCGGGGCAGAAGCTGGCGCTCACCTCCGAGCGGCCCCTGGATGAACGCGAGCTGCGCGCCGCCATCGAGCTGGTGGACCGCAGCGGCTGCCGTTCGGTCGTGATGCACGGCTACTCCAACAACGCCCATGACTTCATGGTGCTGTTGCGCCGGGCGCTGGGCTCGTCGGTGCGCATCCTCGCGCTGTGGCACGGCTCGACGGCTCAGTTCCACCACACGTTCGAGCTGGAGAGTTTCTCGCAGCTCATTGACCTGAAGCGGCGGGGTGTCATCGACGCGTTGGCGACGGTGAAGCCGGGCATGCACCTGCTTGCACGGGAGATATTCCCCAAGACGGTGCTCAACCTGCCTCCCCGACTGTCGGCGGCGGAGCGCACTTCGCGGGTGCGTGGACTCACGCGCACCGCGCTCATCCCGACGCCCAACGACTGGCGCAAGAACTTCTATACGAACCTCCTGGCCTGCCAGGCCTCGTCTCGTATCAGCGACATCTACGTCACGACGAACTACAGGCTGCCAGAGCCGATCAAGAGCTCTCGGCGCATCCACCACCTCTCGCGCCCCAGCCGCACCGAGATGTTCGAGCTGATTCGCCGCTGTGACATCGTCCTGAATGCCTCCCTTTCAGAGTGCCAGCCCATGACCGGGCTGGAGTCGCTTGCGCTGCGGATTCCGTGTGTCCACGGACCGCTCAGCCTGGGATCGCTGGACTCGCATCCGTATCAGCAGCTCGCGCAGGTTGTGGGTGTGGACTCCGTGGAGGTGGTCTCCACGGCCATCGAGCGGCTCGTGTCCCTGCGCGAGCGTGCACCCGATGAACTCATGCAGATGATGGATGACTACGAGCAGGTCTTGGTCTCCAAGGCTGTCAGCGTCCTGGAGGCGTTCGTTCAATCATGA
- a CDS encoding ABC transporter ATP-binding protein, producing MQESLDAIVMRDVVKHFRKRTIRGEYTTFKSELMRWLRGQRVPKEAGLITALRGINLCIPRGKTVGIIGRNGSGKSTLLKLITGIYAPTSGVMEINGRISALLDLGAGFHPDFSGRENILINGIILGMSRAEVRARMDDIIAFSELGEFIDEPVRTYSSGMYMRLAFAVATHVDPDILIVDEILAVGDEHFSKKSVAKMTEFKRQGKTIVVVTHDLATVERWCDLAIWIDGGYVRRVGRPSEIVTEYRQAIALAEAQSVVFTPPALTEGGGALPEVHSVVGGDAPVRIAGLRLVDASGGEPRNLSPDMGVEVCVDFSARGGCEDVEFEVSLQTPDGRPLYETSTRLEAVPLPRELPPSGRMRLVLERLGLLAGTYVLVVTARTAGGVSTERRSFEVSSNVAERGVFRPAHHWVVEPVPVPVESALAGGGHP from the coding sequence ATGCAGGAATCCCTCGACGCCATTGTCATGCGCGATGTCGTGAAGCACTTCCGGAAGCGGACCATCCGGGGCGAGTACACGACTTTCAAATCCGAACTCATGCGCTGGTTGCGCGGCCAGCGCGTGCCCAAGGAAGCGGGGCTCATCACCGCGCTTCGCGGCATCAACCTTTGCATCCCCCGCGGCAAGACGGTCGGCATCATTGGCCGCAATGGTTCGGGCAAGAGCACGCTGCTGAAGCTCATCACCGGCATCTATGCGCCCACCTCGGGTGTCATGGAGATCAACGGCCGTATCTCCGCGCTGTTGGACCTGGGCGCGGGCTTCCATCCGGACTTCTCCGGCAGGGAGAACATCCTCATCAACGGCATCATCCTCGGAATGTCGCGCGCGGAAGTGCGGGCGAGGATGGACGACATCATCGCCTTCAGTGAGCTGGGCGAGTTCATCGACGAGCCGGTGCGCACCTACTCCAGCGGCATGTACATGCGGCTGGCGTTCGCGGTGGCCACACACGTGGACCCGGACATCCTCATCGTCGACGAAATCCTCGCCGTGGGTGACGAGCACTTCAGCAAGAAGAGCGTCGCCAAGATGACGGAGTTCAAGCGTCAGGGGAAAACCATCGTCGTGGTGACCCATGACCTGGCCACGGTGGAGCGCTGGTGCGACCTGGCCATCTGGATTGACGGTGGCTACGTGCGTCGCGTGGGCCGCCCCTCGGAGATTGTCACCGAATACCGGCAAGCCATCGCCCTGGCGGAGGCCCAGTCGGTGGTCTTCACCCCTCCGGCGCTGACGGAGGGCGGCGGCGCGCTGCCCGAGGTCCACTCGGTGGTGGGCGGAGACGCCCCCGTGCGCATCGCGGGGCTGCGGCTGGTGGATGCGTCGGGTGGGGAGCCGCGGAACCTGTCGCCGGACATGGGCGTGGAGGTCTGCGTGGACTTCTCCGCCCGCGGTGGTTGCGAGGACGTGGAGTTCGAGGTCTCGCTCCAGACGCCGGATGGGCGCCCGCTGTACGAGACGAGCACCCGGTTGGAGGCGGTGCCGTTGCCGCGGGAGCTGCCGCCGTCGGGGCGGATGCGCCTGGTGTTGGAGCGCCTGGGGTTGCTTGCCGGTACATATGTCCTGGTGGTGACCGCGCGGACGGCGGGTGGAGTGTCCACGGAGCGGCGCTCGTTCGAGGTGAGCTCGAATGTGGCTGAGCGCGGCGTGTTCCGTCCGGCGCACCACTGGGTGGTAGAGCCTGTCCCGGTGCCGGTGGAGTCCGCGCTCGCGGGTGGGGGTCATCCCTGA
- a CDS encoding glycosyltransferase: MSPRRVCLVSDELYPFTAGGIGRILHNLIEETLRRDQGVEMHVLLPSYVTVRPLEVERYFHGKVKAHVAKARSDWDLSFDEGGTYPPSAAFTDTSCHAQSMELLLQLRRLEAEGTHFDVIEFPDYRGWAFCAIQEKLLGCGLVDSEIVVRLHSTAGILAPFERQVLTKEGLGCFEFERKALRDADLVVAHIPGIAEFNRSYYGFPKTWLDKVVQEFPPVAPKPEMVPLRGEGEQDLLFVTKIQPFKRTDLFVRGAATFMRACPEYRGNAVLACHTANSVYLAYIQSLIPEDLRPRFIFSGPSKDRDALMRQGIVVIPSDYESLNLTAYEASAAGATLVLNGACIAFGQGTPFADGVNCHKFDGSVEGLASALERAWRSPALRPVEWTADVPYWEMERKKSAPVVRAKASARPRVSVLVTNFNLGRFLPETLASIADSDYPEIEVIVVDDASTSAFDHEVLARIEEDANAGISGVKLIRNPANRGLPASRNIGLRAATGDYVLPLDADDCISPTFIRMAVEALERHREFDVVVPSTGYFDSDEGRSQRRFIDYALFIGDCPSLGMVANRLSCATSLMRRSLFDTFRYNEQLTSYEDWDLYLRLSHAGHRFLVTNALHFHYRRRKGSMISGVNPRRHEELLFQLHQGLRRPLPEGIQLAAFLLLAAAPEVPRSPPPEQPLVASIAGAVAEVPLRYNVVDTLNSTLKRMPAVHGLIKRAVSSLAPEGAEARPTRYALVDLVNRTLKSVPAVHPWVKQVVKTTRKWSNPRR, encoded by the coding sequence ATGAGCCCTCGCCGCGTCTGCCTTGTCTCGGATGAGCTCTACCCCTTCACCGCGGGGGGAATTGGCCGCATCCTTCACAACCTCATCGAGGAGACACTGCGCCGCGATCAAGGCGTGGAGATGCACGTGCTCCTGCCGTCCTACGTGACGGTACGTCCGCTCGAGGTGGAGCGATATTTCCACGGCAAGGTGAAGGCCCATGTCGCCAAGGCCCGTTCGGATTGGGACCTGAGCTTCGACGAGGGTGGCACGTATCCACCTTCGGCGGCTTTCACGGACACCTCCTGCCACGCACAGTCCATGGAGTTGCTCCTCCAACTGCGCCGGTTGGAGGCAGAGGGGACTCACTTCGATGTCATCGAGTTCCCGGACTACCGAGGATGGGCGTTCTGCGCCATCCAAGAGAAGCTCCTGGGCTGTGGATTGGTGGACAGTGAGATCGTGGTGCGGCTGCATTCGACGGCGGGCATCCTGGCTCCGTTCGAGCGGCAGGTCCTGACGAAGGAGGGACTCGGCTGCTTTGAGTTCGAGCGCAAGGCGCTGCGGGATGCCGACCTCGTCGTCGCTCACATCCCGGGCATCGCCGAGTTCAACCGCTCCTACTACGGCTTTCCGAAGACGTGGCTGGACAAGGTCGTTCAAGAGTTTCCGCCCGTGGCCCCCAAGCCGGAGATGGTGCCGCTGCGGGGGGAGGGCGAGCAGGACCTGCTCTTCGTCACGAAGATCCAGCCGTTCAAGCGCACGGACTTGTTCGTCCGGGGCGCGGCCACCTTCATGCGTGCCTGCCCGGAGTACCGGGGCAACGCGGTGCTGGCCTGCCACACGGCGAATTCAGTCTATCTCGCCTACATCCAGTCCCTGATTCCGGAGGACCTGCGCCCGCGCTTCATCTTCTCGGGACCAAGCAAGGACCGCGACGCGTTGATGCGGCAGGGCATCGTCGTCATTCCTTCGGACTACGAGTCGCTCAACCTCACGGCCTATGAAGCCTCCGCGGCGGGGGCGACGCTGGTGCTCAATGGGGCCTGTATCGCCTTCGGGCAGGGCACTCCGTTCGCCGATGGGGTGAACTGCCACAAGTTCGACGGCAGCGTCGAAGGGCTCGCGAGCGCGCTGGAGCGCGCGTGGCGCTCCCCGGCGCTTCGTCCCGTGGAGTGGACGGCGGACGTTCCGTACTGGGAGATGGAGCGGAAGAAGTCCGCGCCGGTGGTCCGCGCCAAGGCCTCGGCCCGGCCTCGCGTCAGTGTCCTCGTCACCAATTTCAACCTGGGCCGCTTCTTGCCGGAGACGCTGGCGAGCATCGCGGACAGCGACTACCCGGAGATTGAAGTCATCGTCGTGGACGATGCCTCGACGAGCGCGTTCGACCACGAAGTGCTGGCTCGCATCGAGGAGGATGCCAACGCCGGCATCAGCGGCGTGAAGCTCATCCGCAACCCTGCGAACCGGGGCCTGCCCGCCTCGCGCAACATCGGCCTGCGCGCGGCCACGGGGGATTACGTCCTGCCGTTGGACGCGGACGACTGCATCAGTCCCACCTTCATCCGCATGGCGGTGGAGGCGCTGGAGCGTCACCGGGAGTTCGACGTGGTGGTTCCGTCGACCGGGTACTTCGACTCCGACGAGGGGCGTTCCCAGCGGCGCTTCATCGACTACGCGCTCTTCATCGGGGACTGTCCGTCGCTGGGCATGGTGGCCAATCGGCTGTCATGCGCCACGTCGCTCATGCGGCGGTCCCTGTTCGACACCTTCCGCTACAACGAGCAGCTGACGAGCTACGAGGACTGGGACCTCTACCTGCGCCTGTCGCACGCGGGGCACCGCTTCCTCGTCACCAACGCACTGCACTTCCACTATCGGCGGCGCAAGGGGTCGATGATTTCCGGCGTCAACCCGCGCCGGCATGAAGAACTGCTGTTCCAGCTCCACCAGGGACTTCGCCGCCCGCTTCCCGAGGGAATCCAACTGGCGGCCTTCCTGCTACTGGCGGCGGCCCCTGAGGTACCTCGCTCGCCCCCGCCCGAGCAGCCCTTGGTGGCGTCGATTGCCGGCGCCGTCGCGGAGGTGCCCCTGCGCTACAACGTGGTGGACACGCTCAACTCCACGCTCAAGCGCATGCCCGCGGTGCACGGTCTCATCAAGCGCGCCGTCAGCAGCCTGGCGCCAGAGGGCGCGGAGGCACGCCCCACGCGCTATGCCTTGGTGGATCTGGTCAACCGGACGCTCAAGTCGGTGCCCGCCGTCCACCCTTGGGTGAAGCAGGTGGTGAAGACCACCCGGAAGTGGAGCAACCCGAGGCGTTGA